In Centroberyx gerrardi isolate f3 chromosome 7, fCenGer3.hap1.cur.20231027, whole genome shotgun sequence, the sequence CAACTCGTCCGATACAGACTGACATAAACCTGCAGATGTTCCTATGGCAACTCTCCGCCGGCAGGCTGCCTGCTTCAGAGAGACAAGCCATTAAGGCATTACAGAAAGAACGGTCTCTGCTCTTTACTCTCAGCCCATGCATTTTCACACTGAATGCAAGGTGCAGTAGAACATGAAAATCAATACCATGTcatagtaatagcagtagcttTTTCATGTTGCTCTCCATTTACGTGTTCATGTATTGATTCAATCAAACCGTATTTCAAAGTTTACCCACACTTCATGGAAGCGCCTGGCTGGATATGTCAAAGCATTTACACGCATTTGCTTTGTTCTCTGCATCTTTCTGCACTGAAATTGCATCACATTCCACCCAGTGCAAAATCTAGTCTAAGGTTATGAAAAGTCTCATTCTCTTTGAGCTATTGCATTACTTTCTTGATCCTAATCACAACAGGACTGGAAGTTTATAAGCGTCTTCTCTAGTTAATACATCCTTCATATGATGCTTGTCTGTGACACTAACGAGCGGAGGATCAACTGGCCTCTGAAGAATAGAGAACACCCCCAGTACAGATACCTCTAACTCTTGCGATGACTGGAGCCTGCAGCATTGCGAAGAGAAAGATTAATGTTGGTCGATTGTTCCTGAACAGGCGCCCTGCTCCCCGTCGAAACCAGTGGTGACCCCGACCCGGTGCGGAGCGGAGCGGACGTGAGAGGACTCCGGGACCAGAGCTGGACCAAAGAAGAACTACCAATACCTTAACTTCAGCTCACACCAAAAGAATAAGCTCCACCGTGCGTTTTCAGGCCTAGTGATCATGACACTCATAATCCTCATGAAATACAagaggacttttttttttttatattggaaATTGAACTATTATCACTTACCGGGGCTGCAAACTTTGAATTGTATCTTGAATTGTTTTTCAAGACGTGAAAATTAATGTTTCACATTAAATGTTTAAAACGGTCAGGAGTGTTAAAGTTGATTTAATATCTCCACACATTACAATGTGTAATGTTCTAATAGTGTGTGGGATATAATTTAAAACATAAATCTCATGCAGAGGTTTTCCATATTCTTATTATTCTAATCTAATTTCACACCGAGCTCCCAGAAGACCTGCTCATTCTTTATTCATACAAAGAGCTGTAATTTGAGATATGAACATATTCTTCTGTGGATAAATTACCCGATACTGTGCCAAGTCATAATGACAGTTCGACTTGGGGAAACATGAGAACGCTGTTTATTATTGCAGCATGTCTCTGGTCTCTGATGAGGGAGAAAAATGCCTTTCAAGTGGCTGAGAGTTACCACTGAATACGCTTTACAACAGTCTTAGCTGGAGCACAAACTGTACAGCAGAGGTTCTGTGCGTCTCGGCTGTATGGTGACAAAATATGATAATCATGGAGAGGAAAAGCATTTAAATGAGGGGAAGAGTCCTAGAAAGTTGATGCAATATAGAAAGAAGGAAATGAGCATTGCTCTTGTATAAGCCAATATGTAAATAGTAAGGTATTTTTAATGTTCAGAGATTTGTGTAGTGATACATATATAATCAATATGTTATGCCTTAGGTGCTgtgctttgtatttttttttttaccacagaaAGTGCAATTgtataaaacaaacattaccaCCGTGAAGGACCGGACTGTAGCCAAAACCAACTGTACTTTCTGCCGTTTTAACCTCCCAGATGGAGAAATTGATCAGGgaaattgcttttatgattGTGTGAAtacaatctgttttttttggcaCAGTAATGATTGTATTTAAATGTGATCCgttttttatttgatgtgtCTTAAACAGCATGAGTCTTAGTTAaaaagcgtaaaaaaaaaaatctgttttacaATACACTTTCAGGAGTCGGGTTTCTGAACTTATTTGGGTTTGTTTTGGCTAATCTTCGtaaaacataatgtaataaatgtcaACATGAAATTTAATATctgaaattcaataaaaaaaaaaaaacattcccgTGAGAGCAGTTTTCCTTTCAGACATCCCTAATGACATTATAAATAGATATCAGTGCTGCAAGTATTTTATTAGTGTTCATTGAACAGAATGTTTTTGTGCATCCTctgtaaacaaaaaacatgactgTAAAAACAATCATTACTTTGGATCTCACCTACTTATCAGGTAGACTGAGCTGTCACAGTATTGTCCAGTGTTTCTGACTGGCATAAATAGTTTTGGCACAACAACTGCAATTAAAGGTTTTTCAAAGCCTATTTTTTATCTTACTTCTATCTCAAATGATCTAGGGTTTTGGCTGTTGAGATATTGGAAGCACAAGTTTTCTGCATTTGTTAGCAATTCTACGTCATTGGGCCTGAAATAATGTTACTTTATACTTTATTCAGCCTGGGACTTTGAAATTCTACTGGCAGAGAGATGCCATcgtccccctcccccctcccccattgCACTACATGCAATGTAAATATGATATGATGAGTCTTTTTAGACTTCACTGGAATTGTTATTTGCAACTTCTGCTGCCAATGTCTCAATaaccaaaacataaaaacaagaaatttGTGACTGAAATGAGTTCCCTGTGCATGATAAATCAGTTAACAGTCAACAatgtgaactatccctttaagtcACTATAGCGGACAGTTCCTCACATGGCACATCTTTGGGCTCCATCTGTCAAGTCGGAGATCATTTGGGCCCTGCGCTCTCTTGGCTGTAGCAGCTAGATGGGACTATGTACAGACCCTCTTCTTGTCGTCGAAGAGGCGTCTCAGAGTGTAGATCTGACTGACGGCTACGGTCAGCATGACCAGCAGGCTGAGGCAGGACCAGAAGGACACCCGCCACAGGTTATCCTCCAGAAGGTAGCGGTCCCGCGCCTCAAAGGCCCGCAGCACGGCCTGCGCCTGCCGGCTCTTCTCCAGGTGCCGGTACACCGAGTCTATGCTCGCCTGCAAGAAGAACagaaacaacaaggaggaggagatgaaagagagcgCCGGGACGGAGGGACATCAAAGGGAATATGACATTAGAAAGTTCAAGTGTTCTCTAGATTGGAGAGGGAGCTTTTGTAGCTTTTGTCTTAGGagtctttgtgtttttcctgtccctctctcaccctgatGTCCTCCAGCTTGTACTCCACCATGCTCTCCGGCGGGGCCTCGTGCGCCCACTCCTCGCGCCCTCCGCCGTTCCCGCCCTGACCCTGACCGTTAACGATCACAACGAAGAACACCATCTTCTCCGACAGCTTGCTGAAGCTGTTGTCGAAACACAGCCGGTAGTCTCCGTCCTCTGTGGGATCCACTCTGAagcaggagggaaaagagggagagaaagatccAAAATGAGGCATCTACTGTTTGAAACTGGTGACAACTGCTCTCCAAATCATGGTGGACATTAGAGCTCAGTACTGAATCTACTCACTACTCAGTTATAAAACAAAAGGGTGCaatcatctgtattttttttatatcctgGTGGATATCAGGCAACAAAAATGTGTATATAGTGCtttggaaaaggaaagaaagtggTGATCTGACCTTTGAGCCCCTTTCTTTTTAAAGTATTTATATATTCTGGGTGATGGAGGCTTAACCACTGAGCTCAACCACTGCCTATAAGAATagttaaagtccccatgaaaatCACTCCcattacttcctggaaaaatatacatttttaaccaataaaaccatcagattgtTGAACAATCCCACACCcatcccatcaaataaaactgcctttctctccctgactgatattctaCTGGTTTACTTTTTAGTGAATATCAGATAAcagttttatatcaaaatgcatATATAGATTTGAAAGGGTGAGAAAGTGGTGATCTGATCTAGAGCCCCTTTCTTTGCGGGTATTTCTATATTCTGGGGGATGGAGGCTTAACCACTGCCTCAACCGTTGCCTCTAAGAATAGTTAATAGGTTTCCAAACATGTAAAGAGTGTTGGGGAGTATTGAGGATCAAAGTATTTTGTCGACCCACGTGTGGATGCCGTCAGATCTCCTGAAGTCGGAGGCCAGCCGGTATCCACTGGGGGAGATGAGGGTGAAGCCGACATCCAGACCCGCCCCTGCTATCACCTGGCGGGGAAATGCAAGGATATTAGTAAGTAATGCAGAATATTCAGGCTCCAAGTCACTGCCAACTGTTACCCTGACCTTTCTCTCTAAACCACTGGTACGCTCACATTTTCATTCCAGACACGCAGCTCGCAGGCCGAGgttttatctgtctatctgggCAACGGCTCTCTGATTTCCATATTCAAACTCCAGTTCCTAGTAGTTCCAGCAGCTACCTTGCTTACATAATATGGTTTTGCCGCAATGATAATAATGGGAAACTTTTTGGATCCCtttagggaaattctcttttcactccaGGGGAATAAGAGGTCAGAGGTGAGCTGCAGAACGGGGTCCCTGGTGCTTTGGTAGAAGGACGGCCCCTTTAATCACTAGACCACCCTGCTACCCTCAAACCaaacatataggctacacaaTCCACAGTCTGTTATGTGGCTCTTAGCTTACTGAGTTGGCTCCAGCTGTCAGACAGAGCAGGAAGGGATCTGTCAAAGCACAGTGGCATCTCATGAACCGGCCCTGAAGCTCACAGGACACCACAAGTGCTGCTGTGAGTGAGACCTCCACATCGCATCAAGTGCTCCTGCCTGAGAGCCGGGTGTCAACTGTCCCAGTGAAGACGCCCCAGTCGTCCTGCCAGCCAGGCTCCAGACGGCCCTCACAGCGGGGCAGCGACATTACACCGCTGTCATGCCTCTGCCAGAGGGAGCAGCAGCACCAGGACATGGGTGTGATGGTCCAACATTAAAGCCATGAACATGTCAAATGACTGGGGGTCGATAAAACATTACGAGGGTCTTGGAGAAAGGTTTGCTGCTGGAATTCAAAGCTTGCCATCATGAAAGTAATTGtttgaaatcatttttttttgtccacttTGGGTATATTTACTTCAAAATAATGTtgctttctgctgctgcacatacaaaaaaataataatgtcacATATAGGCTGcttgtgtatttgtacatgtagatgacattcatttctaataatataataataatctttatttatatagcacttttcaaagtgcttcacaaacaaaataacATCAGGAAGTGCTTCATAAtcaagagagacaaaagaacaaAGGACAGAacaatatatttataatatattttgAGTGGACAAAATATATGTTGGATATGCTTGCTGATATATCAGTATCATCTACATGCACATGTTTGCGGCATTTGGTGTATATTTGGAAACATATCTCAAAACATAATTCaaagtatatgtgaaatgtgttttctgcaGTATGGGTGCAGATATGTAACTTTATAACCAGTTCGTGCAACCTCTCTGCCCTGATGCAGTTTCAGTGAGTTGACACTGCGCAGGTGTCTCTAacctctgcagcagcagtgcaagTCTTATCTCTGCATGGGCAAAGTCCATGTCCTGTTTacctgctgtttgttttctcttttttttttctccgagGCAGTTATTATTCATAAACGTACACTATTcataacctttaaaaaaaaaaaaaatcatgacatTGTCAATTTAGAGGCACATGAacacacgcagagagagagagagagagagagagagagagagagagagagagagggagaaagagagacttaCCTGGTATTCAACTTCCAAGCTCCAGTTCTTCACGGTGGTTTGGTAAAAACACTCTGTTCGGCCAGCAGGTAACAGAAATGTGAATTCGGTGTCTTGTTTTTGTCCAAAGCCCAAAGTTAAGTCCGCTAACAGTGTAAAACAGGCCAGTAAGTAGAGTTCAGCAGGGACATTCATCACTCTCCGGTCGTAATGCATTATAGCTTATCAAGACACTTTCCACTTTCACCATCAGCTTTTAGTGGTTTTTTGTCCTAGTCTGTGCATGCATAATAGAGCAATAATGTTCCAGTTTATCTGTAATTGCTTACTCTCATATTCCGGCTGTGGGGAAATAACCTACTTGGTTTCTTGATCAAAGTTGAATTGACCGAAGTCACAAGCTGTTTCGACCAATAGTCTGGCCACATGCAAAACCGAGGAGGGGTGACAAGGTGCAATGTGCTTCTTTAGTCTAAGCATGCTGTTAGTGTAAAATGTTAGTTTTAAACTTATACCATATATTGTGCATTTTATAGCTGATTTATACTTGcgcaaaaatgtttttcaatacACGAATTCCTTCAGTCAAATGTTGCACTGATCAATGTTCTGTTTCGTCCTGTAGGGGGAGCTAGGGCAAAACAAAGCTGTCAAGACTAAAGTATGCTGTATGGGGTATgtacaaaatgaaacaatatctCAATAttaaatacatatacacatataccaTATTAAATACATTACTTTGTAATGATGTGAGGTGCATTTCCTGGTCCAGTCAGCTATAGTCACCTATATTAAATTCTATATTCATGTTTAGAATGAcaatatacaaatatcacagcataaTTTTATAATATCATGCAACTATTATAGGTTAAAATTATACAACATGCTATAGTAATTCTATAGGAGAttataaaaataccataaagtcaCAATAAGGTCACAACAAAATAGCTATTGACTCAACAAACACATGGTAAGTCCCTATAGGtatattataggactattatTACagggatttttcattagggtGGTTGGTTTAGAGTGGGCTCGCCATTTTAAGTGATTACCTTAATCCCCTTTCCTGGTAACAACGTCCCCACAAATCAATCATAACCCAGTTGATTGAAACATGGCAATGATGTTCGCCAAGGCCTTCTCAACAACTAGATCGTATTCATGGGATTTTCTGGAACGGCAGCAGCGACAGTGTTTTAATGtgataataatgtaatgtacttTATTGTTCCCTATGGGGAAATATGTCTTTTTGCTGTGCTTGTCCCCCTCCTtatggaggtcaaaggtcatgttcagctacagagcagcagccctggagctggccTCGGTGCGTTTCATTAGTCGTTTCAACCGGCCCTCGCTGACTTCCCCTAGGCACTTCCCCTCGGGGGAATCCCCTCCTCCTGAACTTTCTGAGCTGGACCCTTCATGGGCCGAGGGAGCGAGTCAACAACGATGTAGACTTCACAAGCACATATTTCCCAGGATGAATTGTGATCGTCCGTCAATTCCGGTGCACGAACAGGtgataaatataaatgcaagtaaacaaacaatatttatagGATTTAAacatatttatgaaatgaaCTCATCTGCAATATTTAATTACTCATTGTTATgtgtaatttttattatttattcttattattaattattaggcctgcttaaagggtaacttcggtatttttcaacctggaccctattttcccatctttttgtgtctaagtgactaaaggggacagcaatttttgaaattggtccagtattgaacgagatcgcttcagccggcggccgcgaaacgagctgcaatgtaatccgacggggcaaatcgcaccgtcaatgtacgtccactaaaagtgcttgttttttccactgacaggctcagattgttattatgtgtatgtgtatgtattatatgtaagtgtctgacaacattatggaaaggaccctacaggtctgtgtgtaacttcctgcaacaactcaactctcgcgagacaaGAGCTAGACTAGCGAGcaagacttggttacacacagaccagatcaagcgaaaggtaaagaaaaacgtttcatttctctgtagggtcctttccataatgttgtcagacacttataataacaatctcgctcaatactggaccaatttcaaaaattgctgtcccctttagtcactcagacacaaaaagatgagATTTTAAATATTCTGCTCCCCCTCAGACCCCGCCCCCCTGCTCTGCAAGTGGCCACTCCCGTTATGTACGGTGCTGCGTATCTCCAAGCGCCGaggggaggtgaaggagggcttgttaaatgactaatgaaatgcagaagcgtcttgctcaaggacacttcagcagggcggacgcTCCCTGACACAGGGGCTTGAATCCGGGTCTTTCTGGCTGAAGGGCGGTCTCTctactcactacaccaccctgctgcttGGAAGTCTGACTTTCCACCATCATCACAAAGATGGAGGGCTCTGCAGGTAAATCAGACTTACTTCATTgtgaaaaaatgttgatttaggTCTCCAGGAGATGAACGGCACCAAATCCACACCAGAAAAAACATCTCAAACCATTAAAGAGACAATGTCATCCATACTTTCAAGATACTGAGCAAGTGTATTCATGTATTCACTCAAGTGATGCTAGGAGCCTTGTTTCCTTTGGAACCATaactctattattattattaatgacgCAAGTTTGGAAGTTggacttcctcctcttcctctatcaGTTCAAAggtattttgttttctcttcaaatcaatcaaatgcTACTGGCTTAGCTATTCAACACCATGGAACGGACAGAGGAGTCAGTGAAGTTTATGTGGCAATTTTATGTGTCATCCATGTGAGAACTATAGACAACACTTCTCAAATGCCAGTCTGCACTATTCTGACACGTAAGCTCTTATCTTCAGTGTCTCACTCTATCTAAGTGTCTGATTGCTCCCATCAATGTCTCTCTGGAAAGTGTTTCTGCCACCAAAGCAAACCGAGAGAACTCTAACTCTAAGAACAGAGCATAAAGACAAATGTTTTAGATAACAAAATGTTCCAAATGAAAAGTGCTTGCAATTTAAAACTATATTCATATGTGAGGGAAGCATATCTGGTCACTGATCTCCACCTGCGTGTCTCTATTTTGATCTAGTGGTTGCTGTCAGACGGCAAGCAAGACTAAGTGTGTGTATCgtgtgagacagaggaagtGCGAATGGAGATATTTCAACATTGCTTTTACAGTGAAGTGGGAGGGCATGAAGGGGCGGCTAAAATGCTCTGTGCATGGTCACCCGCTGCGTGACACTCGTTCTTCACCTTAAGGCTCCATGACTTTCGACTTCTGCAGCTGAGGAGgaaaaattcaattcaactctCATTTTGATGTTTGCAGGTGCTGCAGGGCCAACGGGTGTATGTCTGACAGCCTCCCAAAGTGCTTATCTGGTGAGACATCTCTAGATCTCGACATCTGAGTGTGACATGGTcttcatctgacttgacttgaag encodes:
- the tmed1a gene encoding transmembrane emp24 domain-containing protein 1a: MHYDRRVMNVPAELYLLACFTLLADLTLGFGQKQDTEFTFLLPAGRTECFYQTTVKNWSLEVEYQVIAGAGLDVGFTLISPSGYRLASDFRRSDGIHTVDPTEDGDYRLCFDNSFSKLSEKMVFFVVIVNGQGQGGNGGGREEWAHEAPPESMVEYKLEDIRASIDSVYRHLEKSRQAQAVLRAFEARDRYLLEDNLWRVSFWSCLSLLVMLTVAVSQIYTLRRLFDDKKRVCT